In Brienomyrus brachyistius isolate T26 unplaced genomic scaffold, BBRACH_0.4 scaffold33, whole genome shotgun sequence, a genomic segment contains:
- the LOC125721490 gene encoding uncharacterized protein LOC125721490 — MSIVKTAVNLQRIDWLLPKGAVSVRIAPEYIPGPVGRGQTSSSDAGRRKKCRTRPPAASSLTTSASPGSAAIPVATSRGQQGTGRRRNTAGGRSGRRRRYDQQKGLEPKPSSPTFSSSSFLFPSSAPSPFVSSPFLFMGSSVLSPHLVTPVSPAPHPFSAPGLVHLTPLLQAPAQAVAASSHLEKFYWLYNYYVTKYSKMTYDAKCFTEYWCQEFWNRHLNEINLAKQGKNEDNEGTHSTKRRRIDEDEFIFPIDALEQLSTMPRAQEMGVEMGYQSDAHSYISL, encoded by the exons atgtccatcgtgaaaaccgccgtgaatctccagaggattgactggctgctgccgaaaggtgcagtcagtgtgcggatcgccccggaatacatccccggtccagttggccgag gacaaaccagttccagtgatgctggccgtcggaagaagtgccgcaccaggccgccggcagccagctccctgaccacgtctgcctctcctggatctgctgccatcccggtggcaaccagcaggggtcagcagggcacaggccgccgtagaaatacggcgggaggccggtcagggcgaagaaggaggtatgaccaacagaaggggttagagcctaagcccagctcaccaaccttctcctcctcttcatttttatttccgtcttcagccccctccccttttgtttcatccccatttctttttatgggctcctctgttttatccccacacttagtcacacctgtaagcccagctccacatccattttcagctccaggcctggttcatctgacccctctgcttcaggctccagcacaggctgtagccgcctcatctcacctggaaaaattctattggttgtataactattatgtaacaaagtactctaaaatgacctatgacgccaagtgctttactgagtactggtgtcaggagttttggaacagacatttaaatgaaattaacttagcgaaacaggggaagaatgaggataatgagggtactcattcaaccaagaggcgtaggattgatgaagatgagttcatctttcctattgatgcactggagcagctaagtaccatgcccagggctcaggagatgggtgtggaaatgggctatcagtcagatgcacatagctacatttccctgtag